Below is a genomic region from Raphanus sativus cultivar WK10039 chromosome 4, ASM80110v3, whole genome shotgun sequence.
GTCACATGGCTTTTTTTTAAGAGAGTCTATACAATGATGTGGACGCTGTCTTGAGCCTCAAAAGCTCACTTTTATTAGTAGAgattaatctatcttattaaagtagaagtactttaagcttttgtttggaaacatagataatagtaaaaaaaaatataatgttgtttggataAATAGATAGTAGttcattaagaaaaataataattgtctTAATTTGAATCATAAATTATTATGGGCCAAAGTacaatctattatattaaaagagaagtcatgacttctaattcatgtgtgattttctaaaaaatggACTATCTACTAGACTTGGTCACACtacatttttaatcattattaatctttgaactactttaatcataatatcttttcatttaaattttaaatatatatatatatatatatttttttttttttttaaatttcaaaaaatcttttaaaaaaatcttaacaagatcttagttttcaaaattataactagatatgttaaaaatatagtatGACAGAGCGGCTTAACATTAGCAGACTTAtactacatgtataaaaattaacatatctttcacttttgtagatataataatatattgtataaaatgaataaacatagaaaatactgTTAAAAAAGAAATCCAGCTTTAAAAGACgggtaaaaatttaacatcaattaaataaaaaataattgtcaaatatgttttttatgcacatattaatatgtttaacaactaaatgcaaatacaacaagataaatatataataagaagcaatAAATATGTATGACGGTTTAAACGGTTGATTATTTACAACATGCAAATTAtacattattgtatttgaaatagcatttttttttttgctgaaattttaaattgattatcaacaaaagaaaaaatacaggCCACTGAAGTTTATGCTCTCAAAAGAGACTCAAGTTtaaagatgagaaagaaaacAGATTACACTTGCATTTCTAATAGGCCCTTTCGAGCCATCGCTGCATCATGTCGCCGTAGAAGCCTGGCTTTCGCTTCCGCAAAGAGTTAATTATGTTCTTGATGGTCTTGTCGATGTACCGAACCAGTTGGCTCGAGCCAAGGGGAGAGCCCTGATGGCGCCTGCTATTCCGTTCACGCGTGGATAGTAGCTTGGAGTGCAAGTTTCAAGAGACATGTATCGATCTCCTTTCTTCGAGAGGATAGGAGAGAAGCAATGGTGGCAGTCCAGTCGGGATTTACACGAGATCCCAATAAGAACCCCACTAAGTCGGTCCATACTGTAAAAGAGTAAGGGCACGCGAAGAAGAGATGATCACGCGTTTCGTCCGGCTCACCGCAGAGGAGGCACGGCTGTACGCAACCCCATGCTCTGCTTCTTGCTCCCGTCGAGAGCCTGTCCTGAAATTCCAACCATGTAATGAAAGCGAAACGTGGTACACTCTGTGGGAACCATACTACTTTGCACCAAGCCAGCCGTGGGCTATGAGCCCGAAGCTGCTCCCATGTTGCTTTGCTCGAGAAGACTGGTTTGTAATCCTCATCACCATGACGCCAGAGACGACGATCGTCAGCTGCATCCTCCGTCGGAGCTGGAACAGAGTTGATGCAGGCTATCATCGCCCGTAGGTGATAGCCACGACATTGCCGTATGTTCCATTGTCCACCAGAGGCTGCTTCCGAGACCGTCGGGTAGCGATGTATACCCAAAACTTGTGTACCGGAAGACCCTGAAATGTTGAGAAGCCTTCCCATACAGAGCCAGTTATCGAACCAGAATAATGTAGCCTTACCATTCCCTACCTCAGACCAAAGAAACGATGCAGCTTGGTCCCTTAGCTTCAGCAACTTACGCCAAATCCAGGACCCCGCAGACGTGTCGTTGACGTCCCAAAAACTGTGAAatagctttataaatatttaaatatatgattaaaattaaaattgtatactattaatgatctaaataaatatatatacatataaaaatgaaaataaaacccgcacggttgtgcgggtcgagatctagtagttactatatataaagaatttttgTACAGTGcttaaaaaatgtataaatacGTCGTTCTTagtccaaacaaaaaaattgggCTTGTAGTTAAGATAcagttatatattataaaaatcattaaatttttaaaattcaaaaaatagattagcagtaatttatttttaaaattatgacatatttaaaaatatctaaatcatttgattagttttaaatatttttgtcattAACATATACAAACTCTGTGAACCAAACTGATAACTCTACATTCATGTGAATGACGAACGACGATTGTTGTCTGATACATTGTGCTAGATTATCCGCCTTTGTATTCTCCGTCTGAGGTATATAAATGATCTGTGAATTGAAGAAACTTTCTCTCAAGatcttgatatcttccaaataacttgtaAACGATAGTCattcttttggttttaaaatcatCTTTACCAATTGAGAATAATTTATTGTAAACATGACTTGAAACTGACGTAAGTTTCTCATACACtccatcaatactattaattttggaaCATGACCAGTTGATATATGTTAGatccaatttaaaatataaccaccttctaaatattaataataactgataattatgtattttatacaaatattgtAACCACTAATTCAATTTTAAATTCGGGATTCACTTCTCTCTCCCTGGAACTGTCAACTAACTATAATTTCAGAGAGTACTCATATGACTAACAATTTGTGTGAGTAttgatgcagataaatatttagaatatttccaaatattccaaatattttattatttatttatttattatttagatatttatttttactattttagggttttatggctttcttatatatagccgtctagGCTTAACTTTGTATTCAAtttatgatgatttaataaaaggagttttccagaagaggttttgataaaccactgagaagagtatcctcaaaccctaaagaggtttttataaaccactgtgaagagtattcacaaaccctaagagcttttaattaagcactgtgaagagtattcacaaaccctagattcgtgtattcttggaataaacggatctagttctatccctagaagcttccgctacatcagttggtatcGGATAGAAACAAAATGTAGGGATAGAAGCTTCCGCTGCATATTCTAGCTTCCGCTATCCCtagaaatattctaaatatttatctgcatca
It encodes:
- the LOC108832735 gene encoding uncharacterized protein LOC108832735, whose product is MGRLLNISGSSGTQVLGIHRYPTVSEAASGGQWNIRQCRGYHLRAMIACINSVPAPTEDAADDRRLWRHGDEDYKPVFSSKATWEQLRAHSPRLAWCKVVWFPQSVPRFAFITWLEFQDRLSTGARSRAWGCVQPCLLCGEPDETRDHLFFACPYSFTVWTDLVGFLLGSRVNPDWTATIASLLSSRRKEIDTCLLKLALQATIHA